One window of Banduia mediterranea genomic DNA carries:
- a CDS encoding efflux RND transporter permease subunit — MLERLVEFSLRYKVLVLILFVVIGFLGFQAVRQLPIDAFPDVTPVQVNVYTEASGLAAEDVEQLLTTPVESALAGLPKVEQIRSVSLFGLSYVSVYFDDSMDIYFARQLVNERLQQVGDRLPAGYGKPEMGPNTSGLGQVFWYTVERADDQLKGATAGTAPNDMDLRTLQDWTIRLILRTAPGVDDVTSWGGQEKQFQVRIDPMKLIAHKLGFKQVIEALQANNAQVGGNFVDVGREQYLVRGLGLIQNAKDLGNIVLKTEDGTPVYVRDVATITEAGAPRTGAVTRDGKEVVMGQALARIGENAKSVVDAVKAKLDTVKQALPPGVVVKPVYERTELVNAAVETAVRALIEGSILVALVLFLFLGEFRSALVVVVALPLAMLIAFICMNQVGLSANLMSLAGLAIGIGMMVDGAVVMVENAYRIMAERKAHGGPVDRTSAVLAAAREVANPMAFAILIIIVVFLPLFSLQGLEGKMFKPMAFNISFAMAGSLILALTLIPVLAALVLKPKEEKDTWLVAFLKRHYATVLAWALARRKLVLGIAAGALVGSLALFPFLGKEFMPNLKEGAIMWRITSIPSASLDESINISKQVSALIKQKFPEVDTTLAMIGRAEKGETADVNYMEVYTPLKPKDQWRKGETLDSIEEAMQKELSAALPTAVVSYTQPIQMRIEELISGVRATLALKIYGEDLGELDRLSSRIKDALAGVPGVADLALEANIGKPQIRIKVDRDALARYGLNADDVLTVVKNGIGGEPVTTQLDGVKRFDITVRLDDADKASLPAIQRIPIRTASGALVQLSQVAEVSDAEGYSFIRREQLQRYAVIQMDVRGRDIDGFVKEANAAIFKKVHLPTGYYSEWGGAFENQQRALKRLSLIVPATIFFIFVLLYTAFNSVKYAALILANVPFATIGGIVGLAITGQYLSVPSAIGFIAVFGVAMLNGIVLVSFLNEQREKGLSVREAVVRGTALRMRPVMMTASVAILGLVPMLLSSGVGAETQRPLATVVVGGLITSTLLTLVLLPVLYDWIEERAARRLAKETTP; from the coding sequence ATGCTGGAACGTCTGGTTGAATTCTCCCTGCGTTACAAGGTGCTGGTGCTGATCCTTTTCGTGGTGATCGGCTTTCTCGGCTTCCAGGCGGTGCGTCAGCTGCCCATCGACGCGTTTCCCGACGTCACGCCGGTGCAGGTCAACGTCTACACCGAAGCCTCGGGGCTGGCGGCGGAGGATGTCGAGCAACTGCTCACCACCCCGGTGGAGTCGGCACTCGCCGGTTTGCCCAAGGTGGAACAGATTCGCTCGGTGAGCCTGTTCGGTTTGTCGTATGTGTCGGTCTATTTCGACGACAGCATGGACATCTACTTCGCCCGTCAGCTGGTCAATGAACGGTTGCAACAGGTCGGCGATCGCCTGCCGGCGGGTTATGGCAAGCCCGAAATGGGACCGAACACCTCCGGTCTCGGCCAGGTGTTCTGGTACACCGTCGAACGCGCCGACGACCAGCTCAAGGGTGCCACCGCCGGTACGGCGCCGAACGACATGGACCTGCGCACGCTGCAGGACTGGACCATCCGTCTGATCCTGCGCACCGCTCCCGGCGTCGATGACGTCACCTCCTGGGGTGGGCAGGAGAAGCAGTTCCAGGTGCGCATCGATCCGATGAAGCTGATCGCGCACAAGCTCGGGTTCAAGCAGGTGATCGAGGCGCTGCAGGCGAACAACGCGCAGGTCGGCGGCAACTTCGTCGACGTCGGGCGCGAACAGTATCTGGTGCGTGGACTGGGGCTGATCCAGAACGCGAAGGATCTGGGCAACATCGTGCTCAAGACCGAAGACGGCACGCCGGTCTACGTGCGTGACGTCGCCACGATCACCGAAGCAGGTGCGCCCCGCACCGGTGCCGTGACCCGCGATGGCAAGGAAGTGGTGATGGGCCAAGCGCTGGCGCGCATTGGCGAGAACGCCAAGAGCGTGGTCGATGCGGTCAAGGCCAAGCTCGACACGGTCAAGCAGGCGCTGCCACCCGGCGTCGTGGTCAAGCCGGTGTACGAGCGTACCGAGCTGGTCAACGCCGCCGTGGAGACCGCGGTGCGGGCGTTGATCGAGGGCTCGATCCTGGTGGCACTGGTACTGTTCCTGTTCCTGGGCGAGTTTCGCAGCGCGCTGGTGGTGGTGGTGGCGTTGCCGTTGGCGATGCTGATTGCCTTCATCTGCATGAATCAGGTGGGGCTGTCGGCCAATCTGATGTCGCTGGCGGGCCTGGCGATCGGTATCGGCATGATGGTGGATGGCGCCGTGGTGATGGTGGAAAACGCCTACCGCATCATGGCCGAGCGCAAGGCGCATGGCGGCCCGGTCGATCGCACGTCCGCGGTGCTGGCCGCGGCGCGCGAGGTGGCCAATCCAATGGCGTTCGCGATCCTGATCATCATCGTGGTGTTCCTGCCGCTGTTCAGCCTGCAAGGGCTGGAAGGCAAGATGTTCAAGCCGATGGCGTTCAATATCAGCTTCGCGATGGCCGGCTCGCTGATTCTCGCCTTGACGTTGATACCGGTGCTCGCCGCGCTGGTGTTGAAGCCGAAGGAAGAGAAGGACACCTGGCTGGTGGCATTCCTGAAACGCCACTACGCCACGGTGCTCGCCTGGGCGCTGGCGCGCCGCAAGCTAGTGCTGGGCATCGCCGCCGGAGCCTTGGTCGGCAGCCTCGCGCTGTTCCCGTTCCTCGGCAAGGAGTTCATGCCTAACCTGAAGGAAGGCGCCATCATGTGGCGCATTACCTCGATTCCCTCGGCGTCGCTGGATGAGTCGATCAATATCTCCAAACAGGTGTCGGCGCTGATCAAGCAGAAATTCCCGGAGGTGGACACCACTCTGGCGATGATCGGGCGCGCTGAAAAGGGCGAGACCGCCGACGTGAACTACATGGAGGTATACACGCCGCTGAAGCCGAAGGATCAATGGCGCAAAGGCGAAACGCTGGACAGCATCGAGGAGGCGATGCAGAAGGAATTGTCGGCGGCCTTGCCCACTGCCGTGGTGAGCTATACCCAACCCATCCAGATGCGCATCGAGGAATTGATCTCCGGCGTGCGTGCCACCCTGGCCCTGAAGATCTACGGCGAGGACCTGGGCGAGCTGGACCGGCTCAGCAGCCGCATTAAGGACGCGCTGGCCGGGGTGCCTGGTGTAGCAGACCTGGCGTTGGAGGCAAACATCGGCAAGCCACAAATTCGCATCAAGGTGGATCGCGACGCGCTGGCCCGCTACGGCCTCAACGCCGACGACGTGCTGACCGTGGTGAAGAACGGCATCGGCGGCGAGCCCGTGACCACGCAGCTCGATGGCGTGAAACGCTTCGACATCACAGTCCGGCTGGACGATGCCGACAAGGCATCCTTGCCGGCGATCCAGCGCATCCCGATCCGCACCGCCAGTGGCGCACTGGTACAGCTGTCGCAGGTGGCCGAGGTCAGTGACGCCGAGGGTTACTCGTTCATCCGTCGTGAGCAGTTGCAACGCTACGCCGTGATCCAGATGGACGTGCGTGGTCGCGACATCGACGGCTTCGTCAAGGAGGCGAATGCCGCGATCTTCAAAAAGGTGCATCTGCCCACCGGCTACTACAGCGAATGGGGTGGCGCATTCGAGAACCAGCAGCGGGCCTTGAAACGGTTGTCGCTAATCGTGCCGGCGACAATCTTCTTCATCTTCGTGCTGCTCTACACCGCGTTCAACTCGGTGAAGTACGCCGCGCTGATCCTGGCCAACGTACCGTTCGCCACCATCGGCGGCATCGTCGGACTGGCCATCACCGGGCAATACCTGTCGGTGCCCTCGGCGATCGGCTTTATCGCGGTGTTCGGCGTGGCGATGTTGAACGGCATCGTGCTGGTGAGCTTCCTGAACGAGCAACGCGAGAAAGGGCTTTCGGTTCGGGAGGCGGTGGTTCGCGGCACGGCGTTGCGCATGCGACCGGTGATGATGACCGCCAGCGTCGCGATCCTGGGCCTGGTTCCGATGCTGCTCTCCAGCGGTGTGGGTGCGGAGACCCAGCGACCGCTCGCCACCGTGGTAGTGGGCGGCCTGATTACCTCGACCCTGCTGACGCTGGTACTGCTGCCGGTGCTCTATGACTGGATCGAAGAACGCGCCGCGCGGCGCCTGGCCAAGGAGACCACCCCATGA
- a CDS encoding P-II family nitrogen regulator, protein MKEVKAFIHRGRVVDVIHALEDAGFGYLSVSDVKGLLTALSAQEQVYSMELGERVTRQIKLEVFCEDDQVDRAVQLIRLHGRTGQSVAGWVYQSTVDRAWPIDGRVDND, encoded by the coding sequence ATGAAAGAAGTAAAGGCATTCATCCACCGCGGCCGCGTCGTCGACGTCATTCACGCCCTGGAGGACGCTGGGTTCGGCTACCTGTCCGTCAGTGACGTCAAGGGCTTGTTGACGGCGCTCAGTGCGCAAGAACAGGTCTATTCGATGGAACTGGGCGAACGCGTAACCCGACAGATCAAGCTGGAGGTGTTCTGCGAAGACGACCAGGTGGATCGAGCCGTACAACTGATTCGCCTGCACGGACGCACCGGCCAGAGTGTTGCGGGCTGGGTCTACCAGAGCACGGTGGATCGGGCGTGGCCGATCGACGGGCGTGTGGATAACGACTAA
- a CDS encoding cation transporter: MSDTCCATTIDIAALQARQRRVLMIVLAINLATFTMMLAAAIYSGSSSLLSGGLDNLGDALTYLLSLAVVGASDRAKARVALFKGALILGAALAVAIQIGWRLLHPGVPIFEAIGIAALLNLVANAACLRLLLPYRKGDVNMASAWECSRNDVFEGVAVLAAAAGVGFFGAGWPDLLVASALLLMFLRSAWRVFRMAWRSYVSGDN, from the coding sequence ATGTCTGATACGTGTTGTGCCACCACCATCGATATTGCCGCGTTGCAGGCGCGGCAGCGTCGGGTGTTGATGATCGTTCTGGCGATCAACCTCGCTACTTTCACGATGATGCTGGCCGCGGCGATCTACAGCGGTTCGTCGTCGCTGCTGTCCGGCGGGTTGGACAATCTTGGGGATGCGCTCACCTACCTCTTGAGCCTTGCGGTTGTTGGTGCCAGTGACCGCGCGAAGGCCCGGGTGGCGCTGTTCAAGGGCGCACTGATTCTTGGTGCGGCGCTTGCAGTCGCCATCCAGATTGGCTGGCGTCTCCTGCATCCTGGCGTGCCGATCTTCGAGGCGATCGGTATCGCCGCCTTGCTGAACCTGGTCGCCAATGCCGCATGCCTGCGCCTGCTGCTGCCTTACCGCAAAGGCGACGTCAACATGGCCTCGGCCTGGGAATGCTCGCGCAATGACGTGTTCGAAGGTGTCGCCGTGCTGGCAGCGGCCGCCGGCGTCGGCTTCTTCGGCGCCGGCTGGCCCGATCTGCTGGTTGCGTCGGCGTTGTTGTTGATGTTTCTGCGCTCGGCATGGCGGGTGTTCCGCATGGCGTGGCGAAGCTACGTGAGTGGAGACAACTGA
- a CDS encoding cation diffusion facilitator family transporter: MNAGHDHVGTEIRHETPLWWALGLTSMFLVAEIIGGLLTNSLALLSDAAHMATDVIALTISLTAVRLARRPPDAKRTYGYARMEAIGALVNGGLLFLVAGYILWEAVRRFSEPPSVASTGMLVIAVLGLVINLISMRLLKAGSGENLNVKGAYLEVWADMIGSVGVIIGALIIKFTGFYIADPIIAVLIGLWVLPRTWTLLREAGNVLMEGTPRGVDTERVRAEMLATPGVAALHDVHVWALSSTRSAMAAHVIMDGDASDAEALRLRLAQMLEARFDIHHVTLQVETTSCGLGCEEPQKV, encoded by the coding sequence ATGAATGCCGGGCACGATCATGTGGGTACGGAGATCAGGCACGAGACGCCGCTGTGGTGGGCACTCGGCCTGACCAGTATGTTTCTTGTCGCCGAGATCATCGGCGGTCTGCTTACCAACAGCTTGGCCTTGTTGTCGGACGCGGCACACATGGCGACCGATGTGATCGCGCTGACGATCTCGCTGACCGCCGTGCGCCTGGCACGACGTCCCCCCGATGCGAAACGCACCTATGGTTACGCGCGCATGGAAGCCATCGGCGCACTCGTCAATGGTGGCTTGCTGTTCCTCGTCGCCGGCTACATCTTGTGGGAGGCGGTGCGGCGTTTCAGCGAACCGCCGTCGGTGGCCTCCACCGGCATGCTGGTGATCGCGGTGCTCGGGCTGGTGATCAACCTCATCTCGATGCGATTGCTCAAGGCCGGCAGCGGTGAAAACCTCAACGTGAAAGGCGCCTATCTGGAAGTTTGGGCCGACATGATCGGTTCGGTCGGCGTAATCATCGGCGCGTTGATCATCAAGTTCACCGGCTTTTACATTGCCGATCCAATCATCGCCGTGTTGATTGGTCTGTGGGTGCTGCCGCGGACATGGACATTGCTGCGAGAGGCCGGGAATGTCCTGATGGAGGGGACGCCTCGTGGCGTCGATACTGAACGGGTCCGCGCCGAAATGCTGGCCACTCCGGGCGTGGCTGCGCTGCACGATGTGCACGTATGGGCGCTCAGCAGCACGCGTTCGGCGATGGCGGCGCATGTGATCATGGATGGCGACGCATCAGACGCAGAAGCGCTGCGGCTCCGGCTGGCGCAGATGCTGGAGGCGCGCTTTGACATCCATCACGTGACGCTGCAGGTCGAAACAACGTCGTGCGGGCTGGGGTGCGAGGAGCCGCAAAAGGTTTGA